The genomic stretch CGATGAGCACCATCATTCTCATCAAGGAATTTTACAAGCTCTCGAAAATTGTTCGATTGTAATTGCCGGAGGAATGGGAAAGCGTTTGGTAACAGATATGACGAGTTCAAACAAACAAGTTTTTATTACCAAAGAAGTAATTGCCCGCAAGGCAGTTGAGTTATTTCTTGAGGATAAATTAGATCATCAGGATGATCTTTATTGCGAACACTAAGCAAGAAAAGT from Bacteroidota bacterium encodes the following:
- a CDS encoding iron-molybdenum cofactor biosynthesis protein, encoding MKIAIPSDNGSQISRHFGRAKGFIVFTIEEGVIQNEEFVDNRFTGHSQGLHVSHGHQGGDEHHHSHQGILQALENCSIVIAGGMGKRLVTDMTSSNKQVFITKEVIARKAVELFLEDKLDHQDDLYCEH